Proteins from a single region of Eremothecium gossypii ATCC 10895 chromosome VI, complete sequence:
- a CDS encoding AFR723Cp (Syntenic homolog of Saccharomyces cerevisiae YCL048W (SPS22) and YDR522C (SPS2)) produces MKVSHIISLVLTTSQLCTATWNPSPGARRVHDRSEFGILQNKSANDAARNAPIPSSSHSTKAAAPSKAVSSSATTPTAAAKAKGSALPMQDEIKRLPEFCKKDYHYIQNAIQLNQLQSECNIVDGNIYILGYQEPVIDLGNINTIVGDLIIEQSSELLRVQGRNLNYIGQTFKLHDLTSLTEVDLPRLKHFTTLYWRVVPILQTVTMEPRISSVRSVLISDTSLITIEGFYGAEELEILNINNNRYMDHIKTDVKRITTQLSISANSENLAVEMPELLVADNVTIRDAASVDFPKLEYVNQSLELIENNFESLEMPKLKRIGGTFGLIDNKNLEKINLASVTVVSGGLMVSNNTKLTTLDFLPELQQVGGAIHFEGTIEDTRFPKLRLVKGSAMIDSGEGKLDCSKWTRPLSGNSIVRGGQLECTSAGKRNTVSVSKDGVVIDRDTTEVVHPNENSAGSIMSKNQLGKLVWSLGFGWMVFLLIFVTLQ; encoded by the coding sequence ATGAAAGTAAGTCATATTATATCTTTAGTCCTTACAACTTCTCAACTTTGCACCGCTACATGGAACCCAAGTCCTGGCGCACGGCGCGTACACGATAGGAGTGAATTTGGTATTTTACAGAATAAGTCGGCAAATGATGCGGCTCGCAATGCCCCGATACCATCTTCATCTCACTCAACTAAAGCCGCCGCTCCCAGTAAGGCGGTGTCCTCAAGTGCAACCACGCCGACAGCCGCTGCAAAGGCCAAAGGTAGCGCACTACCAATGCAGGACGAGATTAAGCGGCTACCAGAATTCTGCAAAAAGGATTACCATTATATTCAGAACGCTATTCAGCTAAACCAGTTGCAATCAGAATGTAATATAGTCGATGGGAACATATATATACTTGGCTACCAGGAACCAGTGATTGACCTAGGAAATATTAACACCATTGTTGGCGACTTGATAATTGAACAGTCATCAGAACTTTTGAGAGTACAGGGCAGAAACCTAAACTACATTGGCCAAACATTTAAGTTGCACGATCTAACATCCCTAACTGAAGTCGATCTACCAAGACTAAAGCATTTTACCACGCTATATTGGCGAGTGGTTCCTATATTGCAGACAGTTACTATGGAACCCCGCATCAGTTCCGTTAGATCTGTCTTGATCTCTGACACGTCCCTTATCACAATTGAAGGGTTCTACGGCGCTGAGGAACTAGAGATCCTCAATATTAACAATAACCGCTACATGGACCACATAAAAACCGACGTCAAACGTATCACTACCCAATTGAGCATTTCGGCTAACTCGGAGAACCTTGCCGTGGAGATGCCTGAGTTGCTCGTTGCTGACAACGTTACTATTCGCGACGCGGCCTCAGTCGATTTCCCCAAGTTGGAGTATGTTAACCAGTCACTAGAGTTGATTGAAAACAACTTCGAGAGCCTTGAGATGCCCAAGTTGAAGCGCATCGGCGGTACGTTTGGTCTTATTGATAACAAAAACTTGGAAAAGATCAACCTAGCTTCTGTGACAGTCGTGAGCGGCGGACTAATGGTCTCCAACAACACAAAGCTAACCACTCTTGACTTCCTACCAGAGTTGCAGCAGGTGGGCGGTGCTATCCACTTCGAGGGTACCATAGAGGATACGCGCTTCCCGAAATTGCGTCTAGTCAAGGGCTCCGCTATGATTGACAGCGGCGAAGGCAAGCTTGACTGCTCCAAGTGGACACGACCTCTCAGCGGCAACTCTATTGTCCGCGGGGGCCAGCTAGAATGCACGTCAGCGGGCAAGCGCAACACTGTGAGCGTGTCCAAGGACGGCGTTGTCATTGACCGCGACACCACCGAGGTTGTCCACCCCAACGAGAATAGCGCTGGCTCTATCATGAGTAAAAACCAGCTCGGCAAGCTTGTTTGGTCTCTAGGCTTCGGCTGGATGGTATTTTTACTAATATTCGTCACTTTGCAATGA
- the SPS1 gene encoding putative serine/threonine protein kinase SPS1 (Syntenic homolog of Saccharomyces cerevisiae YDR523C (SPS1)), translating into MSIFSNSVPLPLPPDPSSQYEILQCIGRGNFGDVYKARDLTSNEIVAIKVVNLEDTDEPIDLLAQEIFFLSELRSPYITNYKTAFLVDVSMWIVMEYCGGGSCAELLKYTPEHKVTEEQCAFIVSEVLIGLDYLHSQRKIHRDIKSANILLTDNGHVKLGDFGVSGQMMVTRKRDTFVGTPFWMAPEVIDRNKQGYNEMADIWSLGITVIELLMGHPPLDKYDAMKALMAIPKRDPPKLDKRFSSHARDFVAQCLIKDPSQRPTAAELLKHRFVKRVRLYNLRDQVDLVKRNKMISFASREPKYPLLNKLYKTGKKSYLGTWDFGMLNVPSPESQSSPLLSSPSKTPETNITSSPTLNNYYDEKALKAAAPSQKELNFFKHVIRYSLRRVRDRARTQETKDAVDQLSVIFAEIEQNHPGLSEAFTEEVSRRMGYLKQYIT; encoded by the coding sequence ATGAGTATTTTTTCAAACTCAGTACCACTTCCTTTACCACCAGACCCCAGCTCACAATACGAGATTTTGCAATGCATAGGTCGTGGGAACTTTGGTGATGTTTACAAAGCTAGGGATTTAACATCTAATGAGATCGTTGCTATTAAGGTTGTGAACCTAGAAGACACAGATGAACCAATAGATTTGTTAGCCCAAGAAATATTTTTCCTTTCCGAACTTAGATCGCCATATATCACGAATTATAAGACAGCATTCCTAGTGGATGTGTCGATGTGGATTGTGATGGAGTATTGTGGCGGCGGATCATGTGCGGAACTTCTAAAGTACACACCGGAGCATAAGGTTACAGAGGAACAGTGCGCTTTCATAGTGAGTGAAGTATTGATTGGATTGGATTATTTACATTCGCAAAGGAAGATTCACAGAGATATTAAATCCGCCAATATCTTGTTAACTGATAACGGTCACGTTAAGTTAGGCGATTTTGGTGTGAGCGGCCAAATGATGGTTACCAGGAAAAGGGACACCTTTGTAGGGACCCCATTCTGGATGGCACCTGAGGTTATTGATAGGAATAAGCAAGGTTATAATGAGATGGCAGATATTTGGTCTCTCGGTATTACGGTTATTGAATTGTTAATGGGACATCCCCCTTTGGACAAATATGATGCGATGAAGGCGTTGATGGCGATTCCCAAGAGAGACCCCCCGAAATTGGACAAAAGGTTTTCGTCCCATGCAAGGGATTTTGTTGCGCAGTGTTTAATTAAAGATCCCTCCCAGAGACCAACTGCTGCAGAGCTATTAAAGCATAGATTTGTAAAGCGAGTTAGGTTATACAATTTACGTGACCAGGTTGACCTTGTCAAAAGGAATAAGATGATTTCCTTTGCAAGTAGGGAGCCAAAGTACCCATTATTAAACAAGCTATACAAAACCGGTAAGAAATCTTACTTGGGAACTTGGGATTTTGGCATGTTAAATGTACCATCACCAGAGTCACAATCAAGTCCATTATTATCCAGCCCTTCAAAGACCCCAGAGACAAACATTACCTCCTCTCCTACCTTGAACAACTATTATGATGAAAAGGCACTCaaagctgctgctccttcACAGAAGGAACTAAACTTCTTTAAACATGTTATCCGCTACAGCTTACGACGCGTCCGTGATAGAGCACGGACTCAAGAGACAAAAGACGCTGTAGATCAATTATCAGTAATATTTGCCGAGATCGAACAGAACCATCCCGGTTTGAGCGAGGCATTCACAGAGGAGGTTTCCAGACGAATGGGTTATTTAAAGCAATATATAACCTGA